CTTGGAAGAAGCAGGCCTCCTGACCTTACTCCTGGCGGGCTCCGGAGCAGCCGTCTTGCTGAGCTTAAAGGAGCCGGAGGCGCCGGTGCCCTTGGTCTGCACCACGATGCCCTTGCTCACCAGACTCTTGAGACCCAGCTTGATGCGGCTGTTGTTCTTCTCCACATCGTAGCCAGCGGCTGCTAGTGCCTTTTTCAGGGCGGCTAAAGACATGCCTGCTCGCTCCTGAGACACCGACAAGGCCTCCGTAATCAACTTCGATACGGAAGGACTCGGAGCCTTGCGGCTCACAACCGCAAGAGCAGCCGGTTTCTTGCCTCTCTTCTTGTTCGGAGGCTTCTCCATCAGGCCTAGAGTGGGACCAGGAGGGACAGCAGGAGCCGTCTCAGTCATGAGAAGAAAAGATTAGAAGTGAACAGAGAAGCGATAaccaaagagaaaagcaaagtgacTGTGGGCCTCCCGCCCTTATATAGGGCAGGGCGCGCTGTGATTGGTGCATCGCCCGGGTGCCGCCCCCGCCCTTCGGAGGAGGAGCATTTGTGTTTGTTCTACACCCCAAAATTGAATCCCACAAAACCTCTCTGCGCTGCATCGCCTGAGTTCCACTGCTGAATGATCCCTGGAGACTCGGGTTTCACATACCTTATCACCTTTTAATGAAAGACAACCTTGCATGCCAAAACTTTCCCATAAATCCCGCGATTTTCAGCAAAATCCAACGGGGAGAACAAAACTTCCTGTTTTCCTTGTAAACTGAAAAGTAATTTTTAGTGGGAGATTTATCTCACCTCTTCTGAGTGATCAACCGAATGGTTGGCTTCCGATCAGTGAAGAAAATAAGTTATTCACAACttgatttttattgaaatttgtatatatatgggAGGGAAGTAACACAGATTTCCAAGATGTCTCATGGCGGAGTTAGAAGATACTTGTAGAATTGCCTAAAATTCCGGGTATGATCATATTTGCGCAATCCTAATCTACTAAAGCATAATCCACGAGGCACATGGATTGCCTGTAATACaagccacccccctcccccagagcCGGCGGCTTGATAGCAGACCCTCAAAGACCAGGTACGTCACGTGGGTCTCGCATGTTCTCTGATTGATCAAAATCAGGTCACTCTCTCGGCTGGTGTCATCTCAGTTGTATGTCTGGTTTCTTTATGTCAGTTCCCACTCTTAATTGCGAATCATTCTCAAGTAACCATAAGACATTCATTCGGCAGGAACCCTGCCCTGAAGGGTCCCCAGGGAACCACAGTCCCTCATCTTTAACAAAACTCGGCTGGCAGGTCCTGAAGCAGACTGTGGGAAAAAAAACTGATTGGAACTGAGTCCGGTAGGCTCCTCTGGGTGGCTCCATGAGAGGTGTGGAGATGAGTGCACGCCAGGAGAACGCTGCGGATGCAGTACCTGTCTACAGCCCGCCGATTCAGCAGAGAAATCCCCAGAAGAGCCATTTCGTCAAGGTCCCCAAATGCCTGAGTGGGAAGTTGGGTGGTTATTCTGCAGGCCGGGAAGTCACCAGAGGTTTTTAAGGAGAGAGGTCCagtttgttttgttgctgttgttgcttTGGCTTTACATTTTTCACATAAATGATCTTTATTGAGAAGGGCTTGGTGTCAGGTTGGGAGTCTGTGGCAATAGGCTCACAAGAATGACAAGGATTTCTGAGGGGAATGTGTGGGAAAGGAAAGTGTTTGCCTTTAAAATACTTCTGAAGCCGAAGCCAAAGCCAAAGGATGAGACTGCTGACTTTTAAAGTTCTTCTGACTGCATTGTGTTGAAAAAGtctctctctgtcacacacaggcacacgcacacacagctGAAACAGAAATTCAGGAAACAATACAACCCTGAGTGCTTGTATACTGGGATCTAGTCtatgctatttcatttttttaatggtggTTGCAAACCATGGGATTGATATAAAAGATGTAATAAAAACATATCACACGCACTTACTCCATGTCAGTCACTACCTCACACCACCGCCCCTTTAAAACAGCAGttaggagctttttttttttttttttttacatgggcaggcaccaggaatcgaacctgggtcctcgggcatggcaggcaagcactgttACCTGCTGAGGAGCTCATTTTATAGACGAAGATATGGAGGCATAATAAAGACCAAGGGCTTAGACCTACGGATTGGAGAACTGGGATTGGATCCCAGGAAATCTGGCGTCTAAACGGCTTTGTTCCTCCTCatcttgctctatttttttttcttcacttaatATGTCAGAACCGATGCGCACGTGATTGATTACATTTTTCACAACATGCTTTTTAGAGCAACCCTAtcgtttttattttaaaaaatcctctaGTGTGGGAAATTCAGTCTTCTGAACTTTCATTATCAATATAATTTTGTCATCAATATTTCTTTAGATAAACATCTGCTGACATCTCTCACTTCAACCCAGTTAAGCAATGGAAgcaatcagaaaataattttttaaaaatctctctggTGATGGGAAAGATATAGAGcccattttaaataataattttatactctatcatgtttttaaaaatattgatccTGTATTTCTCTCCctatgtgtgtgaataaaataacatctatacattTTTGCTTATGTATAGAGAGGATGTTCTAGGAAGAGGCTTTTCCCATCACCCCTACCCTATCCATTTCTTAGATTTTACTGATATCTAAGATTTTCACATCCCTTTTTAAACTGTTAGTCCTCAtttcatgtttcttcttttttgaggaTGTATTTTTGGACTTTACATTTGATTTGCAATCATCTTTATAGAGACATTATTTCATAAATTAGACTTATCCCAATATTTCTTTagttttgaattatttattttgataactTTCTCATTTAACTATTGAGAAATTGCTTTGATTGTTTGTTGTTTAGGAGTATAGATAATTCAATAGTTTGTAAAAGTCGTTTCTAATTtcccatcaaatatttattgagtattaaGTGCAATTTGATGCTGTTCCAAGTCTGAGTGACCCACAGAAAACAGgtacttttttaaattagaaaatatcattTGGTCTCTAAACTAGAGGAATGACCATCTATTCCAGGAAAAAGATCTAAACAGAGGCAATAACAACATTATGAGGTATCCATATTAATGTCCAAAACAATCATCTGCCCAAGATTTCAGGATCAGGGAGATCTCTTTGAGAGTGGGTGGCAATGGGGGTGTCTTCTCTGTTGTCACGAGACCCAGAAAAATTTGTTTCTGCAGCTCCTTTGCAAACTGCACAGGAGGAGTCCTGGGAAAACTTCTAATCATAGGCCCTGCCCCCTGGCTCACCTGTCCTAGAAATAATGAAATCAAGCATGCATTTGGCATCCAGCAGTTGGTGAAGTTCATCAGTATCCTTCAGCCAAATACCACGAGGAACCATGCCTGCGGTTGAACAAGTTAAGTTTAGGACTCATTGCAATGATGGAGGACACATACCATAGGAAAGTGTGGGGCATCTCAGTAACAGGCTGGTAAAGCACCTATTATAAAATTGGGGCTTTCAGTCACTGATTTGGGGGATGGTCGAAGGAAATAGATGGTCACTTTTGAGCATATGCTGTCAGAAAGCTGGGAAATTCTAGTAGAACATCACAATAAATCTTCATTATAGGGAGGGCAGACTAGAAAGAGGATATAGCTGtaactggtttaaaaaaaagcagcagtCATTCCTTTTAGCCAAGAGAGGGAAATACTTGGTGAAATGACCAAATACCTTATTTTTATCTGTGCTTCAACAGAATGGTGAAATAGCCCCATTTAATCATGGTCTCAGAGTAAGCTCCTGTGATATTGGCGTTCTGTGAGATTTTTATATCCAACAGGAGAATAATGTGACCTAATTTTGAAGGGCTTTTCCTCCTCCCCCTTTCTCAGGCTATTTCTCatatttcctcatttaacttTCAAAAAAAGGTAGATATTAATTccgttttgcagatgaggaacaTGAGACGCACAGAGAAATAACTTCCTCTAAGGAGAGGAGCTTTTCTCCACACAAGGCACCTCATGACATTTCCTAGGCAAAATCGGTCACCTAGGAGGGGGAGAGGTGCGCTGCAGGGACAGGGGTGCTAGGTGTAATGCATGGTTGTTTAGCACTACTAGCCATTTGGGGGTTGGTCAGAACTGAAGGCAGGAGCAGGCGCCTTCCATGGCCCTAAGAGATGAATATTGGTGGTGCTGCTAGGGGTTCCTTTTAGCTTCCAGATCATGAAGGGCAACTTCATGAGGGATCCCAGCTGCCTGAACCTTCATGccatatctttttgtttttgctttttgcccTTTTATAAATGAGTTCAAGTTTTGCCAGTGGGATCCATCCATTATAAAGTTCTCCATATGTCTTTCACTTGATGGTTTTAACAGCTGTTGATGATCACTACCCAAGTCAATTAGTTCATTAGGAGGGA
This region of Tamandua tetradactyla isolate mTamTet1 chromosome 25, mTamTet1.pri, whole genome shotgun sequence genomic DNA includes:
- the H1-6 gene encoding histone H1t, which gives rise to MTETAPAVPPGPTLGLMEKPPNKKRGKKPAALAVVSRKAPSPSVSKLITEALSVSQERAGMSLAALKKALAAAGYDVEKNNSRIKLGLKSLVSKGIVVQTKGTGASGSFKLSKTAAPEPARSKVRRPASSKTKKLVLSKNSKSAKSPKTTKTKNPRAAGAKKASKIGRKAKGPKSNQQRKSPAKARTVKPKAGKPKLTQQKINPRKAASKK